The Hymenobacter sp. GOD-10R genome includes a window with the following:
- a CDS encoding Kazal-type serine protease inhibitor domain-containing protein produces the protein MFKLCYSFLLVALTAGCHRAPATAEKPCIDPAKIRKDAICTMEYAPVCGCDGKTYSNACVATNAGVTSYTKGACAGATTN, from the coding sequence ATGTTCAAGCTTTGCTATTCCTTCTTGCTCGTTGCGCTGACCGCAGGCTGTCATCGGGCGCCTGCTACTGCTGAAAAGCCGTGTATTGACCCCGCCAAAATCCGGAAAGACGCCATTTGCACCATGGAATATGCCCCCGTGTGCGGCTGCGACGGCAAGACGTACAGCAACGCTTGCGTGGCCACTAATGCTGGCGTGACTTCGTATACCAAAGGCGCTTGCGCAGGCGCTACGACTAACTAA
- a CDS encoding CsbD family protein, whose product MSYQEEDNTGKILLAALAGAGAGIIAGLLIAPDKGKATRENLKNTATKYSGQVGEQLSKYGEELDAKFKGYVEKLEELGVSLPGSSLKLKGTWDEVKGKLQQQYAQLTDEDLDYAEGKGDELIGRLQQKLGKGKSEIVKLLNDL is encoded by the coding sequence ATGTCGTACCAAGAAGAAGACAACACTGGTAAAATTCTCCTCGCTGCTCTTGCTGGTGCTGGTGCTGGTATTATTGCCGGCCTGCTAATCGCACCCGATAAAGGCAAAGCAACCCGCGAGAACCTAAAGAATACTGCCACAAAATACAGCGGTCAAGTAGGCGAGCAACTCTCCAAATACGGTGAGGAACTCGACGCTAAATTCAAAGGCTACGTTGAGAAGCTCGAAGAGCTAGGTGTTTCGCTGCCCGGCAGCAGCCTGAAGCTGAAAGGCACCTGGGACGAAGTAAAAGGCAAATTGCAACAGCAATATGCTCAGCTAACTGACGAAGATCTCGACTATGCTGAAGGCAAAGGCGACGAGCTGATTGGCCGCCTGCAGCAAAAGCTAGGCAAAGGCAAAAGTGAAATCGTGAAGCTGCTGAACGACTTGTAG